A window from Nitrosopumilus adriaticus encodes these proteins:
- a CDS encoding DNA repair exonuclease, whose protein sequence is MLFSHISDTHLGLVQYGTDERAQDVYDVFNQAIDISIKDHVDFVIFAGDIFHVPNPNGTAIVQMGNGLKRLKQNNIDSFFILGEHDISRIRTTPIPYVYHNLEFSKYIGQGKPLEYKGVLLAGFDKIRKAEIPQYEDKFSEIDKIAQNHSGHKILVLHQGVTEFNKFAAEIQSTDLPKNFTYYAMGHLHDKDVKRFNHLNGPIAYPGSIELTTSEGIKDTKKGFFEVDISGEEANPNWIELDTRPQFSFQTKYQELSKTIDEISEKISNSKKKPIVEVKIQGENIETDQIQAQIARLNSLVLRCFWRISSKQISDSSVFLDRPNVIDDEMFRLSVDALGSEENASFAIKELLPILSSNQIKEASQLVYENFEKYKKVKKQ, encoded by the coding sequence ATGTTATTTTCTCACATTTCAGATACACATTTGGGATTAGTGCAATATGGTACAGATGAGCGTGCACAAGATGTGTATGACGTATTTAATCAAGCAATAGATATTTCAATAAAAGATCATGTAGATTTTGTAATTTTTGCGGGGGATATTTTTCATGTTCCAAATCCTAACGGAACCGCAATTGTGCAAATGGGTAATGGCTTGAAGAGACTAAAACAAAACAACATAGATTCATTTTTTATTTTAGGAGAGCATGACATTAGTAGAATAAGAACTACACCCATTCCATATGTTTATCATAATTTGGAATTTTCAAAATACATTGGACAAGGAAAACCATTAGAATACAAAGGAGTTCTCTTAGCAGGGTTTGATAAAATTAGAAAGGCAGAAATTCCGCAATATGAAGATAAATTTTCTGAAATTGATAAAATAGCACAAAATCACTCAGGACACAAAATATTGGTTTTGCATCAAGGTGTTACAGAATTCAACAAATTTGCAGCAGAGATACAATCAACAGATTTGCCAAAAAATTTTACATATTATGCCATGGGTCACCTACATGACAAAGATGTTAAACGATTCAATCACCTAAATGGACCAATTGCATATCCTGGTTCTATCGAATTAACTACAAGTGAAGGAATTAAAGATACAAAAAAAGGATTCTTCGAAGTTGATATTTCAGGGGAAGAGGCGAATCCAAATTGGATTGAATTAGATACCAGACCACAATTTTCATTTCAAACAAAATATCAAGAATTATCAAAAACAATCGATGAAATTTCTGAAAAGATATCAAATTCAAAGAAAAAACCAATAGTAGAAGTAAAAATTCAAGGTGAAAATATAGAAACTGATCAAATTCAGGCACAAATTGCAAGATTAAACTCATTGGTCCTCAGATGTTTTTGGAGAATTAGTTCAAAACAAATTTCAGATTCTTCAGTATTCCTAGATAGACCAAATGTGATAGATGATGAAATGTTTAGACTATCAGTTGACGCATTAGGTTCAGAAGAAAATGCAAGTTTTGCGATAAAAGAATTACTTCCAATATTATCATCAAATCAAATTAAAGAGGCTTCTCAATTAGTCTATGAAAATTTTGAGAAATATAAAAAGGTGAAAAAACAATGA
- a CDS encoding ATP-binding protein produces MSLGFVIGESKPTFVTAITSRALSVGEYIKIRTDEGEILGLVERSSVSSAAFMDVRNFDEASESTEIAEINKRDKTFTAHIGILGFLENLRKGQSIIPSIPPIPGTEITQPSKQDLEIIFSPKKEGWVTIGNLLRNKTIEAKINLDKIVSRHLGILAMTGMGKSNLVSLVTKQISKLKGTVIIFDYHNDYTSLNIPRINVIDAKINPRLLDADQLSEVLEIRDGANVQQRVLRMAFTKHVKESKEFWQKLENEIDFIVNSEDKKLKEIRTSAYRVQDIIEEAQRRFEDILDPDMGDPISFIKEGRTNILNISELSEKQANVAVAFYLQQLLKDRKDASIARHGKTKRERNYQFNSPIFVIIEEAHVFIPKDHDTSAKYWAAKIAREGRKFGLGLGIVSQRPRSVDLNVLSQLGSFAIMKIIQEDDQRQIASATESTSRELIAQLTSLNVGDAVLVGQWTNLPSLVHVEEVKEKIMGADQSAVNAWANAEKMKEVAIESTQGLVQKDLLLD; encoded by the coding sequence TTGAGTTTAGGATTCGTGATTGGGGAATCAAAACCCACATTTGTAACGGCAATAACTTCAAGGGCTCTCTCTGTGGGAGAATATATCAAAATAAGAACAGATGAAGGGGAAATTTTAGGATTGGTTGAAAGATCATCTGTTTCTAGTGCAGCTTTTATGGATGTTAGGAATTTTGATGAAGCATCAGAAAGCACAGAAATTGCTGAAATCAACAAACGCGACAAAACATTTACAGCACATATAGGAATTTTAGGATTTTTAGAAAATTTGAGAAAAGGCCAATCAATCATACCCTCAATTCCACCAATTCCAGGTACAGAAATTACCCAACCAAGTAAACAAGATTTGGAAATAATTTTTAGTCCAAAAAAAGAAGGATGGGTAACAATAGGAAATCTTTTACGAAATAAAACCATTGAAGCCAAGATAAATTTGGATAAAATTGTTTCAAGACATTTAGGGATTTTAGCAATGACAGGAATGGGGAAAAGTAATCTGGTGTCTCTTGTTACAAAACAAATTTCAAAATTAAAGGGAACAGTAATAATATTTGATTATCACAACGACTACACAAGTCTAAACATACCACGCATCAATGTAATTGATGCCAAAATTAATCCTAGATTACTAGATGCTGATCAACTCTCAGAAGTATTAGAAATTAGAGATGGTGCAAATGTTCAACAACGAGTTTTAAGAATGGCATTTACAAAACATGTCAAAGAATCAAAAGAGTTTTGGCAAAAGCTAGAAAACGAAATTGATTTCATAGTTAATTCTGAGGATAAAAAATTAAAAGAAATTAGAACGTCAGCATATAGAGTACAAGACATTATAGAAGAGGCACAAAGAAGATTTGAAGATATTTTAGATCCAGACATGGGTGATCCGATTAGTTTTATCAAGGAAGGTCGCACAAACATCCTTAACATTTCAGAGCTATCAGAAAAACAAGCAAATGTAGCTGTAGCATTTTATTTACAACAGTTATTGAAAGATAGAAAAGATGCAAGTATTGCAAGGCATGGAAAAACAAAACGAGAAAGAAATTATCAATTTAATTCGCCAATATTTGTAATAATAGAGGAAGCACATGTTTTCATTCCAAAAGACCATGATACCAGTGCAAAATATTGGGCAGCTAAAATTGCAAGAGAAGGAAGGAAGTTTGGATTAGGATTAGGGATCGTATCACAAAGGCCTAGAAGTGTGGATCTGAATGTTCTAAGCCAATTAGGATCATTTGCCATAATGAAAATTATTCAAGAAGATGATCAGCGTCAAATAGCCTCAGCAACTGAATCTACCAGTCGTGAATTGATTGCACAGTTGACATCACTCAACGTGGGAGACGCAGTTCTAGTTGGACAATGGACAAATTTACCATCACTAGTTCATGTTGAAGAAGTAAAAGAGAAAATCATGGGTGCAGATCAAAGTGCAGTTAATGCTTGGGCAAATGCAGAAAAAATGAAGGAAGTTGCAATTGAATCAACTCAAGGACTAGTTCAAAAAGATTTGTTGTTAGACTAA